A region of the bacterium genome:
AGTTGATCTCCTCAGACGGCTTGTCCGGGCGAATCCGGGCGATCCGCGGAAACCGCAGGGCGAAGCCGGAGTCGTGCCGGTTGCTTCGCGTGACCGCGTCGAACGCGACTTCGAGGACGACGGCGGGCTCGACGATGCGCATGAAGCCGAGGTCCTGCCGCGTGTGCGCAAGGAACCAGGCGGTCAGCTCCTTGATCTCCGCGTCCGTCAATCCGGAGTACGCCTTCCCGATGGTCGCGAGCCTCGTGCCGTCCCGTACCGCGAAGGTGTAGTCTGACAGCACGCCCGCGCGTTTGCCGTGGCCGTACTCGGCGGCAATCACCACCACGTCGAGTGTGCCGACGCCCGGCTTCCACTTGGTCCAGAGCCGCCCCCGCCGGCCGGGTTGGTACGGGGCATCGGGACGCTTCATGACGATGCCTTCGTTGCCGGCGGCGCGGGCTTCGGCGAACCGGGTGGCGAGGTCGGCCGGCGTCCGGGCCGCGGCGGCGGCGCTGAGACGCACCGGCGGCGGGAGGCGGAGTGCCTCGAGGGCTGCGCGCCGCTCCGTGAGCGGCACGCCGAGAAGGTCGCGGCCATCGAGGTGGACGAGATCGAAGGCGACCAGCACGACCGGGATCTCGTGGAGGAGCGCGCCGGGATTCCGGCGTTGCAGCCGCTGCTGAAGCCGGCCGAACGCGAGGGCCCGGGAGTCCCGCCAGGCGACGATCTCGCCGTCGATGACGAAGGCGCCGGTCCGCGCGGCGAGGGCCGGTGGCAGTTCCGGGAACGCGGCCGTCACGTTGTCGAGTGTGCGGGATAGGATGAGCACGCCGCCGGCGGTGCGGTGCGCCTGCACTCGGATCCCGTCGTACTTGTCCTCGACCCACAGGGCCGGCGTCCGCTCGTCGAGGGCCTCGGCCGGAGCCGCCACAGGACTGGCCAGCATGAACCGGAAGGGCCGGCCCGGCACCAGCGTCACCTGCTGCAGTGTGCCGGCGCGGGCGCGAAGCGCGACCTCGCCCGGATCCGCGATGAGAAGCGCCGCCTGCCGGACCGTCCCGGCATCGCGTCCAAACGCCGCCGCAATTGCCGGGAGCAAGAAGCCCTCCCGCAGGCCGATCCGCATGTCGGACGTCATGATCTTGATGAGATAGGCGGCTTCCCGCGGCGACGCGTCGCCGAGCAGCCGTGCGAGCGTCGTCGTCTTGGCGCCCCGTGACGCAGCGCCCCGGGCGGCCGCGATCGCGGTGAATTCCTGTTCCACATGCGCGAGGGTGAGCGGTTCCGGAAAGAGCCCGGCCGCCCGCGGGTACCGCGCGAGCAACGACGCCGCGGTGTCGCCGAGGTCGCCGTGGGCCCGGTAGGTGCCGCGCACGTCCGCGTCGGGGGCGCGGGTGAGGTCGCGCAGCACCTGGAGGATCGCGGCCCACCCCACACCGAGCCGGCGCCCGTCGCCCGGCGGAAACGGCCGTCCGGCGAGGAACGCGCACGCGCGCCGGAGATCGTCGTCCGCGAGCGTCCCGAGGTAGCGCGCGAGGCAATTGACCTTGGCGGTGATGGACCCCGTCCGGCGCACTTCGTCCAGCACCCCGGCGAGATCCGCGAACGGCGCCCCCGCCGTCTTCACCGTAGCCGCTCAGCACCCATGGTCAAAGACGTTTGCCGCCCTGCATTGGACCCTTTCGAGCATGGCCGGAGGCATCGTGCGGATCATCTCCTTCCGGCATGCTACACTTTCCGCCGTGGAAGATATCGTGACGCCGCGCCGGGGCGAAGTC
Encoded here:
- a CDS encoding ATP-dependent DNA ligase, with protein sequence MKTAGAPFADLAGVLDEVRRTGSITAKVNCLARYLGTLADDDLRRACAFLAGRPFPPGDGRRLGVGWAAILQVLRDLTRAPDADVRGTYRAHGDLGDTAASLLARYPRAAGLFPEPLTLAHVEQEFTAIAAARGAASRGAKTTTLARLLGDASPREAAYLIKIMTSDMRIGLREGFLLPAIAAAFGRDAGTVRQAALLIADPGEVALRARAGTLQQVTLVPGRPFRFMLASPVAAPAEALDERTPALWVEDKYDGIRVQAHRTAGGVLILSRTLDNVTAAFPELPPALAARTGAFVIDGEIVAWRDSRALAFGRLQQRLQRRNPGALLHEIPVVLVAFDLVHLDGRDLLGVPLTERRAALEALRLPPPVRLSAAAAARTPADLATRFAEARAAGNEGIVMKRPDAPYQPGRRGRLWTKWKPGVGTLDVVVIAAEYGHGKRAGVLSDYTFAVRDGTRLATIGKAYSGLTDAEIKELTAWFLAHTRQDLGFMRIVEPAVVLEVAFDAVTRSNRHDSGFALRFPRIARIRPDKPSEEINSLDDVRELFARLASRTDHPPQGTATGR